The Kitasatospora paranensis genome has a window encoding:
- the ppk2 gene encoding polyphosphate kinase 2, whose amino-acid sequence MAEKKKGERLARKPYEQELLRLQLELVRLQEWVRAEGARVVVVFEGRDAAGKGGAIKRVTEYLNPRIARIAALPAPTERERGQWYFQRYVEHLPGAGELVLFDRSWYNRAGVERVMGFCTDEEYWQFLHQTPNFERMLIDAGILLRKYWFSVSDTEQQRRFRDRLADPMRRWKLSPMDVESITRWEDYSRAKDQMFGHTDTAESPWYVVESDDKRRARINMIAHLLSTLPYRAVEPPAVTLPRRPASRGYRRPPRDLQKYVPDHAAGLDG is encoded by the coding sequence GTGGCGGAGAAGAAGAAGGGCGAGCGGCTTGCAAGGAAGCCGTACGAGCAGGAGCTGCTCAGGCTCCAGCTCGAACTCGTCCGCCTGCAGGAGTGGGTGCGCGCCGAGGGTGCCCGGGTCGTGGTGGTCTTCGAGGGCCGCGACGCGGCCGGCAAGGGCGGCGCCATCAAGCGCGTCACCGAGTACCTCAACCCCCGCATCGCCCGGATCGCGGCCCTGCCCGCCCCCACCGAGCGGGAGCGCGGGCAGTGGTACTTCCAGCGCTACGTCGAACACCTGCCCGGCGCGGGCGAGCTCGTCCTGTTCGACCGCAGCTGGTACAACCGGGCCGGCGTCGAGCGGGTGATGGGCTTCTGCACCGACGAGGAGTACTGGCAGTTCCTCCATCAGACGCCGAACTTCGAGCGGATGCTCATCGATGCCGGGATCCTGCTCCGCAAGTACTGGTTCTCGGTCAGCGACACCGAGCAGCAGCGGCGCTTCCGGGACCGCCTGGCGGACCCGATGCGCCGCTGGAAGCTCTCCCCGATGGACGTCGAGTCGATCACCCGCTGGGAGGACTACTCGCGCGCCAAGGACCAGATGTTCGGCCACACCGACACCGCGGAGTCGCCCTGGTACGTGGTGGAGAGCGACGACAAGCGCCGGGCCAGGATCAACATGATCGCCCACCTGCTCTCCACCCTCCCGTACCGCGCGGTCGAGCCGCCGGCGGTCACCCTGCCCCGCCGGCCCGCGTCCCGCGGCTACCGCCGCCCGCCGCGCGACCTGCAGAAGTACGTCCCCGACCACGCGGCGGGCCTGGACGGGTGA
- a CDS encoding LysR family transcriptional regulator, protein MDIDTRLLRYFAVVHEEGQLTAAASRLLVSQPTLTKQIRRLEETLGVALFERSRAGMSPTPAGRELAARVPAVLAAWEQALRATRQTATLGSGTLRVGFEGSTINLVGLATIEAFARRMPGWRVELRQNNWFDPTSGLAAGEIDLALWHAPPGVLDATYDCAPLGVEERWVALPDGHRLAGRDEVDLTELLDEAFVAIPQESGFWRDYWLGTEERHGRPVRIGAVAHNPDEWLTAVACGQGIGFAPATIARLSPRPGVVHRRVRGLSPSRVGLYWPAGLPITPAVAAFVRSCRETVPVGRRQPGPDGPDGPDGLADQTPSNGPG, encoded by the coding sequence ATGGACATCGACACCAGGCTGCTGCGGTATTTCGCCGTGGTCCACGAGGAGGGCCAGCTCACCGCGGCGGCCTCCCGGCTGCTGGTGTCGCAGCCGACGCTGACCAAGCAGATCCGCCGGCTGGAGGAGACGCTCGGGGTGGCCCTGTTCGAACGGTCCCGGGCAGGGATGTCCCCGACCCCGGCCGGCCGCGAGCTCGCCGCCCGGGTACCCGCCGTGCTCGCCGCCTGGGAGCAGGCGCTCCGGGCGACCCGCCAGACCGCCACGCTGGGCAGCGGAACGCTCCGGGTCGGGTTCGAGGGTTCGACGATCAACCTGGTCGGGCTGGCCACCATCGAGGCGTTCGCCCGCCGCATGCCGGGCTGGCGGGTCGAGCTGCGGCAGAACAACTGGTTCGACCCCACCTCCGGGCTGGCCGCCGGCGAGATCGACCTGGCCCTGTGGCACGCGCCGCCCGGCGTGCTGGACGCCACCTACGACTGCGCTCCGCTCGGCGTGGAGGAGCGCTGGGTGGCGCTGCCCGACGGGCACCGGCTGGCCGGCCGGGACGAGGTGGACCTCACGGAGCTGCTGGACGAGGCCTTCGTCGCGATCCCGCAGGAGTCCGGGTTCTGGCGCGACTACTGGCTCGGCACGGAGGAGCGGCACGGCCGCCCGGTGCGGATCGGCGCGGTGGCGCACAACCCCGACGAGTGGCTGACCGCCGTCGCCTGCGGCCAGGGCATCGGATTCGCGCCGGCGACGATCGCGCGGCTCAGCCCGCGGCCCGGGGTGGTCCACCGCCGGGTGCGGGGGCTCAGCCCGAGCCGGGTGGGCCTGTACTGGCCCGCCGGACTGCCGATCACCCCGGCGGTGGCCGCGTTCGTGCGCAGCTGCCGGGAGACGGTGCCGGTGGGCCGGCGGCAGCCCGGGCCGGACGGGCCGGACGGGCCGGACGGGCTCGCGGATCAGACGCCGTCGAACGGCCCCGGGTAG